CTTAATTAACACCGTAGTAGGTTTTTTTCTTGTCGTTCtgtcagtttttttcttgtcattcagaatgttttacttttgtgttgttgttgtttttgtctatttttaaattttctttttctagagGTCTGATCAGAGTATTGCTGAGTTTTCCAAGATATGTTCCAATTTATACGCCAACATGAATATGTTCCACACAGAACTGGCTTTACTACCTGAAGTGATAAAGAACATTGAAACAGCCAAGGCAGATATAGGTATACTTGAGTACATGTAACATGTATGAATATTTGAGTACGTATGTTTTCATAGGAACAGTTGCAGCAAGGCTTTTAATGCTAACTCTGAAATTCTCAGAAATCaaaagccagtcactcttaggggttggCTACAGCCAGGTTAGAGACAGCTAGAGCAATACAGCATGAAGTGGTTTGGTACCATGGGGTCTCATTTCATAAGTAGCAGAATTATACAGTGCTATTGTTTTATATGCATCCAGAAGGAGAACAGTTGCTAAATTCAATGATATGACAAGTTATAAAGCTTTTATGGTAACTGTAACTAATTAATTCCTGGTCATAGAAACCCAAAACAAACTGGTAAGTTACAAAAACATGCCCTATATAATGGTATTCATATGCAAATTTCATTACATCATGTAGCTATCCATTGGCTTACAAGCTATTTGGTGTGATATTGTTGTTAGATGCCTTTGGTGGACAGATAGAAGTGTTGGATAACTTGATGATAGACTTGGAAGAGGTTTGTGAACAGCTGGACCTAGAGAGACGGAAAGCTGCGCAAGGACTCAAGCTTTCCAAGCTAAGACATAACAGAGAGTAAGTTAAACATATATTTTGTTCAGCGCGAAGTAGCAGTTGTTAAGAATCAGTAAATTGTCACAGCACAACCCCATGGGACACTGGCAAAGCAAGCTGTCCCAAAGAAGCCTTCATTATCTATTCATTACCAGTTCTCTGTATGATTTGAACATTTCAGTGAGTAGCTTGCTAGCTTCAGTTATGGTTTTCATACCTTCCCCAAGCACTTTGGTGACTGTGGTGTTCTGTATTATAAACTGAAGTACACTTGTAGTCATCCATTAATCTTGCGTGTGACAGTATCTTTGATGATTAGAAATATCTGTAATGTACTACTAACATCCACTAAGTGTGCATGTATCTTGTCTTGCATTTCTGTCACCTACATCAGTTATTCATTTACCTTACTTTCTATCATAATTGATTTTTCAGGGATGATTTGGAAACTCTTAGAGGTAGGAAAATATCCTTTGTCACTTTTAaacctttgacccctaagactGGAGTGTCtcatttctcctcacaatataaCCCCTGAGTCACACACCAAAGTCActcaaataaaggaaatgatcaccaagctAAGAAAGCTCTTGATTaataatcaaattctcctcatcattACCCAAGGAAATTTACaggtatagagaacagtatggagaatatgggcGCTGGTGGTAGGGTGTGATCTGTGTtaattaataacttttttaGAGGCACAACCAGTTCTTCTAGTCATAGTGCTTTCACAATAGTGGGAACAGATTAAAAGAGATTGTTGGTCCTACTTGTTTAATTATATTGCTTTAATTTCTCTGCATGGTTTATGATTCAAACTAAGTGGAAATGTGAGATGGTTGTGATATCATAGGATAAATCATTTGATACATCAAATGTGATGAAAGTTGTCATCAGAGTTCAGGAAGAGGTTATACAATTATGGtagtttgtaatcatgattGCTCTTCAAATTGTTTCAGAGGAGCTTCAATTAGCCAAGGAAAGGGATGAAGTTAAAATACAGCAACTGGAGAGGCAAGCTTCCATAGAAAAACGACAAGTCTATGAAGATGCCTTTCTTGAACAAATGAACTACTACATACAGCATGGCAGAACAGAAggtatgaaaaaacaaaatacatgacCTTTATTGATTCTTACTTAACTGCTTGCAGTTATATGCCAAATATCATTCTTTTGCATGTACATATGATTAAATGCAGGGTAGCAAATTTATGTTTGGTAAATCCAATCAGTTTCATGATCAGATGTCACTAACCACTCTGAaagtaaaaagagaaagatTGTCAGGCAAAATATTCCTGTGTATTAATTAATATCAAACCACTAAAGATTTCTCTGAAACTCAACTCAAATCAAAGTGTTCACAGTTTTCTAAGTCCCTTCATAGTTTGTAAAGAACAAGTTTATGAAATTCACAAATAACTTGAAGCCTGTCTGTCAACTACTAATTTTGCATGTTAGAACCAATCTGTTTGGTGCATGGTCGGGGTAGTGGATCTCTGGATGATATCATGTTGGAAGACAACAGTGATATGGATAAGGAACTTGATGATTTCTTTGGCTCAGAAGCGGAGGTTGGTCAGTTTTTAAAACCCTTGACTTTATCTTACATGGGTGCCATCGCCTTCACAAAGCATGTCTTCAGTGagttaatcctttcactcccaggatcaAAACATTCCTTCTCTGCACTGTCTCTCAAACATTTCTCTTGCATTTtactttgagaatttggtgccaAATCAAATGATGTCCttcaattaatatttttctgtctTCTCATCACCTCTCTGCTTCAAAATGAATTGATAATTTAAAGGGAAATTCCTATTTAGTCACTTATATGAGGTCAACATTTGAGGTTTAGTTAAAACTGTGTGAGATACATTccttttatatattttacatacataatttggctttttttcattcagtcaaGTGATTgctaaacaacaacaaaaatcaaattagtcttaaaaatttgataaaaaagtGAAGGGAAACCTTTGATAAAGCAAGACTGAAATGAAttcttaataattaattaagACAAGTGATGTACCTGGAGGTATGGACAAAGACCAAACATTTGTTGGACTGTCTTCCGAGGATGAAGAACTACTTAATCAGAAGTTACCTGAAGTCAGTGCCACCTCAAGAACTGAACAAGAAGCAGAGAAAAAGGTAGTGTACTTGGTAAAGTTGATAGGCCCTCTGCAGGACTTGTTagccataaaaaataattatggtTAAgtatacaaagaaaaaaaattgcagttgCTTTTATTAATAGGGCTGTTGGACAGCAAACTATACCCTCAAGCTTACAAATGAAATAAGGTTGTCTTTTGCttcaaaacaggaatgatgcaATTGTCATCAGGCCCTTTCTATGTCTGTCTTTTTTAAATACCAcaaccttttttcaaaaataaagtgttttgttttcatcgtCTTTTAAGGGCCTTTCGTTGCAGCttactttcaattttaactCACCTTACAATGGTGAACTTTTCAACCTGCACTACTCCTAAtctaaataaaacaaaactatctTTCAGGAAAGTGAAGAGGATAGTAAGCAACCTTAAAGGAGCACTGGGTGAGCCATTCATGATTTAAACTTTGATAACAGCAGGTGGAATAAAAGCATCCTTGAAAAGTCAACCCAATGATTTAAGGCAGTTTATGAACTATagatgttttgaaaatgtaaacaataAAATTGTTGGGGAATGTTGTTGTTACTAGAGTTTGCAAGTACAAGTACAGTCAAACTTTGATTATCTAGACCTCATTTATTGGAATTTTTTGGTTATCTTAAGTTGCATCTCTGGTCCTTTCATCTACAAACATCtatattcatattttcaattatttggACTATTGAGCCCAGTTCCCCATGAGTCTGGATAATCAAGGTTCGACTGTACTctgtaaaataattattttatgacACTGTGTTTGAAAATGGAACTGTAGACTATGTTTTGTAggaagtaattttaaaattgtcaaaagataaatattttctGACTTTATGAGCTAGGATTAAAATGATATGCTTAAAGGTTTGTGTGATAGTCATGTAAAATACAgagtaaaagaacaaaaatatattcTGGTTTACTTTAAGTATGGGGAAACTTACAGCAGGCATGATATAACTTATTTAATTCCTTATCAGTACATACAGCACTTTTTGACTGAGTgtctttaaaacaaaatcaaagtaatcacaaaagcTCATTGGAAGAAAAACATCACGTGGGACTAATgagaatttaaattaaaacagataaacTGTCTTATGGGCAAGAAAAtacaagtgaacaagtgagaTTTTGTTTAAGAGCAGTTTtcagttgtttaaaaaaaaaaccaaagtaatcacaacaacCAATTGGAGTCAGTTAAGattgacatcatcattaaatgAGAGCTTGAAGTAAAAACAGCAAACTGCATGAAATAGGGGAAATTGTAGGCAACCATATCAtgagtagttttaattttttgagtctgattggtttaaaagtTGTCAGAAGTTTTCAGATCCAATCAAAGAGCAAAgttaagcaaaaccaaagtaatcatgAATTACTTTTGACAGTTAATTGAAAACTACTCGGACCAAAGTGTAGCAAAACTAAGGCAACACCACTAGTTTCattactcaattgaaaactgctttaAGAGACAAGGATAGTTTGTATGCAGTTTACTTCATATGTTGCACTCATTGGTGGAATCTTTGCAAAATTAtaactaataataatatttttgaaatgttttgtgaatATTGAATGAAACAAACGGGCAAGAATTGAAAATAGTGCTCTCAAGCAGGGCTGGTTTTGATAGCTTTAAATCTAATTCTGTTCAGGGCCTCTTTTGGTCTTAGGAGAAGAGGAAATAAAGTTTATCATGAAAAGCCATTCAAGTCTTTCTCTCTACGAATGTACTATTTTCAGGACAAGGTTTTCGCCACAGTTCATTCGTACGTGACATTCCTTTAAATTTGGTTTCCGCTGTTTCAActggttttcaaagaaaactatACTGCctataataaattaaaaagaaaacctcaAATCAATTCAAAGATAGGTGGGACAGAGCGTGAGGTTATGCAGTGTCACGTGTCTCTACATGTTATAGCAGTGCGATGTTcagtattttaaagaaaaaaatgaaaaccttcctttttttcagaggacacggtaacgaatcctgtgGTCTGATTACCATTtcctcgctcaaaaattgttcagtcaAAGGAAGATCTTGCCTTAATTACTGCCTTAAATCAATCTGGTTCCTTTGGCAAAAATGTTGttaagttttagaaaaaaatgaaaatgttactcAACAGactaggtcggtccgtattgggaaaaactgtgcccgaggtcttgagCCTTGGGCGGTACTCAAGCCCTCGGGCACCcagctggtgaataacatatattcTTAATTACGAGAGACTATTTTATGAAAACTGATTTGGTTTGCAGTTGCTGTTCATCCTAGCTAGTCAACTGCAAGTATTGATTTGTGGACAGTCGAAGCGGCAGAGAGGAATAAAAGGTTGTGATTATCATTAACACAGCTGAGTAATAAGAGGCAACTTCAGTTTACACAAATGTTGAGTCGTAACGATTCTGCGACACGGCCCACCGAATCGTTGTGGAACTTAAACGTAAGTCAGTAGTCACGGTTCGGTACAAGAAGTTTGGATATCTTGACAATTAATTATATTTCTGTCTCTCTCACAATCTTCCACCTTCCTCTGGCGTCTTTCGTTAACCATTTTTCATTATGTTTCAAGCTTTGAGCGTCCTCCGAAAAGAAATCTGATTCACACAGTGCTTGTGACAAAAACTGCAAGCTTTCAATCAATTGACTTGCAGCGATCACATCCTTGTACTGTTTCTTGGGAAGGCTTTCGTGCATATCAGAAAACAGCCTCTCTACAACACCTGTAAAGTGTAAGTCGCTTTCAACCTTATTTCTGACGACTTCTCCCGGGCAAACATCGTAGCTTTGTAGTCGCCATATTGGAAACTTGCCACCGGAAAAATTTGCAACTCGTCCAGTATCTTCAAACTCTGGGAATTGCTGCATTTGAGGCaatatttccttgttttcagtGCTCGAGTTCACGATAAATTCTCCCGGTTCCAGATTAACCTCAGGATGATTGGCTGACAAAATAGCATAAATGTCGCCGTTCTCATTTTGGCGGTCGACAAGCTCGATCCCAGATCGAGATTTCCAAACATATCGAAATTCGTACACGTCAACGTTTTTCTCTTCCCCATTGACGGTTAAGCTGAACCTTCCTACGAGTTGTCGATGTTCTGGGCTGCTCATTTTAGATTCATTACATTGATTACAACGGATACAACCAAACACTGctacaaaaaatttaaattgaaggTGGTAACGTAATGCCCCAGTCTCTCTCCATCACGGAGAAAGATAATGGACTGGCACCAAAACTGGCACCGTCTGGCTTGGTTGTATTTTGTCAGTTTGCCTGTTTGTTTGACACTTAAGTAGAAGTAAAGACGGCTGAGCCAGTCGACGGGGGTTGAGGACTGTAGTTTCCCCCAAACTAAATTTCACGCTCCACAAGGAGCCATCACAACTCCCTCGCTGGTTGATAGATGATTCCAGTATCACCTGACAGCACATGCTTTACAGCTCCTCAGTTTTACCGTCCTTGAGAAAGAGAAAGTAGATCTTTTTCTGGCCATTGAATTCTTTCATGAACAGGAGCAAATCATTGAGCACATGACAGCTTTTAAAGATATCCGCCTATCAGCGGTTGACGTAAAGAAACTCATTTTTACGTCAATTTTGCGTCGGAATTTTTCCTCGATTTTGAAATGAGCAGGTGAACGAGTGTGTAAGTTCCGGAACAGGCAGCTCTTACCCGCAGCTTAGACAGTAGCCTCCTGTCagtcttgtttgtttgtttgtttgttttacgcCATAAAGGTTTGTATGGAAATGAACCAGACCCAAAAATCTGAGCTAGTTTCGattgaaaacaaacttaccTCGCgtctgtatttatttatttgcatCATGTAAGTTCTAGAAGATGAATTCCGCCTGTTTATATGCGTTATTGATTaggcgtgaggtcaagatggctggatattggccgagttcttttttttgcgtttttttctaGTGACCTCAAGAGAGGATCTACTCTTTCAGTGACCACTCGATCATTGCGAAACACCGTGTAAATCAGATACGTGAAAATTTCATACACAATTCCGGTGGGGTCAGCGAGAAAAATCTGAGGAGTGAACTATAATTTAGTGTAGGGAGCAGTTAAGCACAAATGTCTTTGTGACGGACGGAAGCTGCTGGAAGTTAGAAGTTTTCATTCTTAGTGCTCACTACACCTTTCTGGTCAGCacaatttggtttaaaatgctAAACGAACGACAACCTTACAGTGGTTCTATTGACGACAAAGCGTGCCAGAATTAGTTTTAATCTTCTTCCGGTTGTTCGTGTCAACAAAACGTCTCTGCCTTACTTGGACTTTGACATTCCAGAGCAACACACCAGTGTTTCTCGTACATTCACCTACGTTTTCGTGATCAGATATTTGAGAAGTTGTGCTTTCTAAGACATTTGAGAAgtcgtgctttttaagacatttgagaAGCCTAAATATTTGAGAAGTCGTTCTTTTTAGGATATCTGGGAAGTTTCGCTTTCTAAGACATTTGAGAAGTAAAGACATTTAAAAAGTTGTGcttttaagacatttgagaAGTTGTGCTTTTTAAGACACTTGAGGAGTCATACTTTTTTACACATTTGAGGAGCCAAAACATTTGAGAAGTCCTGCCTTTTATGACATTCGAGAAGTCGTGCTTTCTATCACATTTTAAAAGTTGCGCTTTTAAGGCATTTGAGAAGTTGTgccttttaaaacatttgagaAGTTGCGCttttgagaatttgttttttttttttcggacaaTTTGTGCTTTTGAGAAGTTGTACTTTTAGGACATTCGAGAATTTGGGTTTTTTAAGATATTAGAAGTCGTGCCTTTGAGGAAATGTGAGAAGTTGTACTTTTTAAGACAATTGAGAAGTTGTGCTTTTATGGCATTTGAGAGGTTGTGCTTTTTAAGGCATTCTAGAAGCAGTACTTTTTGAGACAATTGAGATGTCGTACGTGCTGTCGTGTTATGGGCACGCGAGGTTGAGAGGCCACGATGTAGTGACTTAGAACGTAGCGTCACGGCAACCACAGAGAAGATCATATCTTGGGTGCTGttagacaaaaaataattgGTTTCAAAACGCATTCTTCTTTCTTTAGTGTATGCTGCACCTAATTGTTTATTGTGCGAAAGTCAAACTACGGTGAAGAAACTCCGAAACAAAAAACTTCGAGTAAAATTGGGTGAAAATCGGGTGAAGTTCGGCGCTGTAATGTAACTCTCACTTACTGACTCACTCTTAAAACCCGACCAAACGCACGCCACATTTCAACGCAAAAACTTGTAACATTGCTGCGCGCAACGTGTTGCACCAAGGGCATCCCAAGCTCATTCGAGAAAAGGGAATTCGAAATATTAATTCTCGGTCAGGTATGtgttagcctacgtgtagccgtacccgCTCCCCaaagtgaaacggaagcgagggaacgTAGAATTTTCCTTACCTTCCGTTTtgccttggggggggggggggggggttcggctacacgtaggctacgtATGTTACGCAGTGTTAGGTTGCGCGAGGAATCGTCGAGAATTTGAATccgttataaggaatagtatggggaacaaCATATGCTCCATTAACAACGCTAAATTTTCCGAAATATCAACACAGTTAATTATCTGAGATCATCGCACCCTGGAAAGTGTAAAAATCTCCGCACATTACGATGAAAACGAGTTTTCCACCAGTATTTCCAAGTGCTCGTTATGACTAGAATTACAGTGATAGCAAAGCAAGCCCAAAACGGCAGAGATCATTAGAAACTACGATGGACACATAAGGAATGAGTTAGTTTTATTAATCTTACTTGTAAAATGTTCATGTCTCGGAATATTTAGCgagttcaaattctcaacggttcctcgcgtaacctaacatCCTATGATACAATCCTAACGCTTTCATTAATAAATACGTACGTGTccgaaaataatattttcctctcCTCAAGACATGAGCTTGGGACGCATATGCATGCACGCGTTTGGCCACCCTGTAGCAACGTATTGCAACATGTTGCAAGATGTTGGATATATGATTTTCAAGATGCGtatatgattttcacatattcGTAGTCAAAGTTGGATTAAGTTTGaaaaatgatcaatttttttttgcaagattttTGGATGTTGCAAGATTTTTTGGATGTTGCAAGATGTTACGTGCGTTTGGTCAGCTCAATCACAACATCTCACAACACGATCCAACAATGTTGACAAAAGTGGCTTTTTCTCGTGTAGGAAGCAGTAACTACAAAAACTCTTCATAGCCTAAATACAACTGAGTAAAGCCCCTTTAAGGCTAAAAGAAGCAGCCGGTTAAAATATATTGGGCGCTTCTATAGGGAAAGAACTTCCTAATACGTGTGCTTTTACGACGTGATGTTTAGCATTCCTCGGAAGGTACCGTCCTAAAATAATCAGGTTATAAGTATACCTTTATCGTAAATTCGATTAGGTTATGACCTTAATGCTTTTTTGCCAGTTCCGGGGTAACCTTGACTACTGAAAATACGTGAGGTTTGTAAATGCGAAATTGTACGTCTTGAAAGGATTAAATTGAGTGATTTGAAGCTGGTAAATTCAGTTGTGGCACGAGCTAAACAGAAGCACCTACTAACTGTTCATCCCGACACCATCTGCAACAAGGTTTAACAAGAGTGACTTTTACAccagtgaaagtgaaagtaaaagtGAGTATCGCATAACTGATAAGAAGTAGCCCCCCCCTCCCGCCGGGTTATGAGAAGAGTCCTTGTCAACACTGACATCTTTACACCGAAATATcgaattttactttcttttttaatcattgaCAGGAATCGATGGAAGAAAAGATGCTTAGAACCGTGATTCTGCTTCCACTGTTTTTCCTTCTGTTGGTGGAGTTTGAAACTGAGGCAAAAGGTAGGTTTTTAAACTGTCATGGAAGTTGGTGACTTGTCTCATATTGGTCGTAGTCTCGTAGATGATTGAAAGAAAGCGTCTTACTACGGactcacgaggcgcagccgaatgagtccacaacattttgaccactgtgatgaaAAATATCGTTGTCGAGTAAAGACCACGCTGCATCGCTGTCGATTTGTTAAAAAGTATGATATCAGCTAGCATCGAATCCATTAACAATTATTGATAAAATATCAGTAAATTGCATATTTGTTGTGCGTCGCTGGCTCTTTCCATAGTTTTACACCAAAGTCGGTCAGTGGATTCTCCGTTGTCCACCATTTTCACTCGCtactgaaagtgaaattttcgtttttctacTCTTAAAAGAATATCATGTTTCCTTACTGAGGTACTTTCCAAAAATTACCTACTTGTCAAATTGGTTGCCTGCCTTCTTTTccacttgttttgttttccttcagtttttatAATGCCACCCTCTTTCTTTCGGTGTATTCTCACTTAACCAATCTAATTTTTCAACGTAATAGGCTTTGGGATTTCCACTTGTGGGCAATGTAacagtttaaaaagaaataaactagaCTGAAATTTTCTCTGTCAATTCAGCTATAGATCTGCCCATTTCGCCAAAAAAGTAACAAGTCATGATTCACACAGGGTTTAATACGAACTGGTTCAAAAGGAAGGATCCAATGCGACATTACTCGGAGCAGGTCATTAAAGATGTTCGTGATAAAGGTTTTAGTAACTTAAGACTTCGATGCAGGGCAGATTTGTACTCTTACAACTACTCCGCTGCCAACTTCACACGGTTTCTTAACAACCTGGCGAGGGTTGTCGACCACTGTCTGAAACACGACGTGATACCAATCATCTCTTGGGTTCACCATGACGCAGAGGCTTACGCCACAGAAGAGGATTTTGAAGCCTACGTGAACTGGTGGACAGCGGTGGCACGACAGTTGAAAGACAGGGACTACCGACTGAGTTTTAATCTCTTCACAGAACTAGGAATAGACGAATGTAAAAAAGACGGCAAACCTTGTAAACACAGTCTTCGAAAGAGACCAGACAAATACAATCGATGGACCAGAGCTGTTGTGAATGCGATCCGTAATAAAACACTGACAGGTGGCAACAACGCTAAGCGAATACCGTTTCTGAGCTCGCCGGGAAAGACTGCGGTGGGTTTACCGAAGATCGACCCAGAAATCTACAGAAACGCTTCATATTTGATGTTTGAAGATTTTGGTCACGAAAACAGTTACCTGAACCCCcgtaaggctctgtaatatttttatgaTCCTCCTAATTGGCACCCAATCTTCCATAGTCCCCTTCCTCTACACTCTGTAGGCGGCGACTGATCCCCTCTGTTGACCTTGAAAACCTGTGACCCCCGCTCCCCCTCGCCTGCATATGAAATGGTCCTTAAATGCCGCAGAGAGTAAACAGAAGACCACATTCCGCGTGGCGTTACCGTGTGTAGGAAGGGTTGGCGGACAAGTATCATGTCATTTACGTGTGCACAGATCCTTTCTTATAGAAACTAGACAAGTTTAATGAAGAAAGTATTGAACAtattcgttttcttttattacgaTGGTTTCCATCTGATCTCTTTGCAAATGACTTCATcaaattttacatattttctttacagtCCAACTGTCATAAACTTGATCTATTCTGTATACAAACTTTTCTACTTAACAATAGTATGCTGAACT
This region of Pocillopora verrucosa isolate sample1 chromosome 3, ASM3666991v2, whole genome shotgun sequence genomic DNA includes:
- the LOC136279477 gene encoding LOW QUALITY PROTEIN: endoglucanase 1-like (The sequence of the model RefSeq protein was modified relative to this genomic sequence to represent the inferred CDS: substituted 1 base at 1 genomic stop codon) produces the protein MEEKMLRTVILLPLFFLLLVEFETEAKAIDLPISPKKXQVMIHTGFNTNWFKRKDPMRHYSEQVIKDVRDKGFSNLRLRCRADLYSYNYSAANFTRFLNNLARVVDHCLKHDVIPIISWVHHDAEAYATEEDFEAYVNWWTAVARQLKDRDYRLSFNLFTELGIDECKKDGKPCKHSLRKRPDKYNRWTRAVVNAIRNKTLTGGNNAKRIPFLSSPGKTAVGLPKIDPEIYRNASYLMFEDFGHENSYLNPRKAL
- the LOC131799019 gene encoding dysbindin-like, translating into MFDNFRDRLQTVQHDLTQGWKSIADKAKAVNKKIVRRTTFITDEVIESDDQCFSCNLEAGSEILSKFQKEWAELHEASRECAEKAERSDQSIAEFSKICSNLYANMNMFHTELALLPEVIKNIETAKADIDAFGGQIEVLDNLMIDLEEVCEQLDLERRKAAQGLKLSKLRHNREDDLETLREELQLAKERDEVKIQQLERQASIEKRQVYEDAFLEQMNYYIQHGRTEEPICLVHGRGSGSLDDIMLEDNSDMDKELDDFFGSEAETSDVPGGMDKDQTFVGLSSEDEELLNQKLPEVSATSRTEQEAEKKESEEDSKQP